The following proteins are encoded in a genomic region of Dioscorea cayenensis subsp. rotundata cultivar TDr96_F1 chromosome 8, TDr96_F1_v2_PseudoChromosome.rev07_lg8_w22 25.fasta, whole genome shotgun sequence:
- the LOC120266584 gene encoding putative calcium-binding protein CML19: MLNSLNRPSFIQKLCCILSPKKLDKKPILMKHAASTAPVSTTTCSSKSGEFERVFHYFDEDKDGKISPTELRNCMRTVGEELSAEDAEALVVSTDSDGDGLLGFEDFVKLVDVEGEEEKRRNLRDAFKVYEMEGRDCITPKSLRRALSKLGESKTVEECTKMINRFDINGDGVLSFEEFSLMML, translated from the coding sequence ATGCTTAACTCTTTAAACCGTCCTTCATTCATTCAGAAACTTTGCTGTATATTGTCACCCAAGAAGTTGGACAAGAAGCCAATATTAATGAAACATGCAGCATCAACTGCCCCAGTCTCCACAACAACGTGCTCCAGTAAGTCTGGTGAGTTTGAGAGAGTCTTCCATTACTTTGATGAGGACAAAGATGGGAAGATATCCCCCACAGAGTTGCGCAACTGCATGAGAACTGTAGGTGAGGAGCTGTCTGCAGAAGATGCTGAAGCTCTTGTAGTGTCCACAGACTCAGATGGTGATGGATTGTTAGGTTTTGAAGACTTTGTCAAGCTTGTGGATGTTGAAGGGGAGGAGGAGAAAAGGAGGAACTTGAGAGATGCTTTCAAGGTGTATGAAATGGAAGGCAGGGATTGCATCACACCAAAGAGCCTTCGTAGAGCTTTGAGCAAGCTTGGAGAGTCTAAGACTGTGGAGGAATGCACCAAGATGATCAACAGATTTGATATTAATGGAGATGGTGTTCTTAGTTTTGAGGAGTTCAGCCTTATGATGctctag